The Methanosphaera sp. BMS genome contains a region encoding:
- a CDS encoding NUDIX hydrolase → MKTFNMYVKTLIPNEKGKILLVKEKRMDERPRWDLPGVALTEDESFDEAVTKGIQKEIGYYVYPGKIVGVKDFVTHDEKEINVIMDANILNGDILLNDHYEKYSWVSMERITEYPLVPWFNEYMKRNKRPFEDVEYEIEQINQRQHKRRELIQEDIVSSRSDDSIYKIEDKEVGESVKNSFGLLKDTIIRTFHPKQANVRRTQPKENVIYQTTTSSENDIIPETSSENDIIPERHDDDEITTISTEKPKIRKIRENNRPYIRKVKESTEKISFNTNRKASNWKEKLNNINKTPSNNERRPAPKPRRRQ, encoded by the coding sequence ATGAAAACATTTAACATGTACGTTAAAACACTTATACCGAACGAAAAAGGAAAGATATTGCTAGTTAAAGAAAAAAGGATGGATGAAAGACCTAGATGGGACTTGCCCGGAGTAGCACTTACAGAAGATGAAAGTTTTGATGAAGCCGTTACAAAAGGTATTCAAAAAGAGATAGGCTACTATGTTTATCCGGGTAAAATCGTAGGAGTAAAGGATTTCGTAACACATGATGAAAAGGAAATAAATGTCATAATGGATGCAAACATATTGAATGGCGATATTCTCCTAAATGATCATTACGAAAAATACTCATGGGTTAGCATGGAGAGAATCACGGAATATCCATTAGTGCCATGGTTTAACGAGTATATGAAAAGAAATAAAAGACCATTCGAAGATGTTGAGTATGAAATAGAACAAATCAATCAACGCCAACACAAACGTAGAGAGTTAATCCAGGAAGACATCGTTTCAAGCAGAAGTGATGACAGCATATATAAAATTGAGGATAAGGAAGTTGGTGAAAGCGTAAAGAATTCATTTGGTTTACTCAAGGACACAATTATCAGAACATTCCATCCAAAACAGGCCAATGTTCGCCGTACACAGCCTAAGGAAAACGTCATCTATCAAACAACAACCAGCAGTGAAAACGACATCATACCAGAAACAAGCAGTGAAAACGACATCATACCAGAAAGACACGATGATGATGAAATAACAACAATTTCCACCGAAAAACCAAAAATCAGGAAGATAAGAGAAAACAACAGGCCTTATATCAGAAAAGTTAAAGAATCAACGGAAAAAATTAGTTTCAATACCAACAGAAAGGCATCCAATTGGAAGGAAAAGTTAAACAACATTAATAAAACCCCTTCCAATAATGAAAGAAGACCTGCTCCTAAACCAAGAAGAAGACAGTAG
- a CDS encoding formylmethanofuran--tetrahydromethanopterin N-formyltransferase — MDFDIEDTYCEAFIGTCVRMIVTAEDDKTIEKIAYDACATPGTVIGRTESGVEKFLSPDQTPDNRPGVLIQFWYNTKDLAKFDKELSFRIRQDILVKPFVKIFDASIDPFDYIDTTEHVGHCGDGYEWTEEIYGRTMIRVPICVPDFYIEQKLGCMEGIMGVNFWYYCSSKEAVLEAGYKSLDALAEVDGICTPFDICSAGSKVETNYPEIGPTTNHPYCPSLKEKIGDESKVEDGVNYIPEIVINALTLEDAKNSLIEGINALNGVEGVLKVSAGNYGGNLGKYKFYLKKMLE; from the coding sequence ATGGATTTTGATATAGAAGATACATATTGTGAAGCATTTATTGGTACCTGTGTAAGGATGATTGTAACGGCAGAAGATGACAAGACAATAGAAAAGATAGCATATGATGCATGTGCAACACCCGGAACGGTTATAGGAAGAACAGAGTCAGGGGTTGAAAAATTTTTATCACCCGATCAGACACCGGATAACAGGCCGGGGGTGTTAATACAGTTCTGGTATAACACCAAGGACCTGGCAAAATTCGATAAGGAATTGTCCTTCAGAATAAGACAGGACATACTGGTTAAGCCATTTGTTAAGATATTCGATGCATCAATAGACCCATTTGATTATATAGATACAACCGAACATGTAGGCCACTGCGGAGATGGATATGAATGGACAGAGGAAATATATGGTCGTACCATGATAAGAGTACCCATATGTGTACCTGACTTTTATATTGAACAAAAGCTTGGATGTATGGAAGGAATAATGGGAGTTAATTTCTGGTATTACTGCAGCAGCAAAGAAGCTGTACTTGAAGCCGGTTACAAGTCATTGGATGCACTTGCAGAAGTTGATGGAATATGTACTCCATTTGATATCTGCTCTGCCGGTTCAAAGGTTGAAACAAATTATCCTGAAATAGGTCCTACAACAAATCATCCATATTGCCCATCACTTAAGGAAAAAATAGGTGATGAGTCCAAGGTGGAAGACGGCGTAAATTACATTCCGGAAATAGTTATAAATGCACTGACACTGGAGGATGCTAAAAATTCACTGATAGAAGGTATAAATGCATTAAACGGTGTTGAAGGTGTTCTTAAGGTATCTGCAGGTAATTATGGGGGAAATCTTGGTAAATACAAGTTCTACTTGAAAAAAATGCTGGAATAA
- a CDS encoding exopolysaccharide biosynthesis protein, whose translation MEYDFDFKNSILATSKKIDVIKDSVDMGDVSVKELLDILLADGIHIMVIILIAPFLIPVSIPGSSTPFGILIILLELSVLFNKKLVLPKMVSEYTLSEESMNKLFEVLYKAMSYIEKISKPRGDLTKNRILNKLNSLIIIVLALLLFLPLPIPFTDFIPAVSILLLSVSCLEDDSYLLILGYIASIFTMGYFASVGYIGVEIIKNVIYYLLSFI comes from the coding sequence TTGGAATATGATTTTGATTTTAAAAACAGTATCCTGGCAACATCTAAGAAGATTGATGTTATTAAGGACTCCGTTGATATGGGAGACGTGTCAGTTAAGGAACTGCTTGATATACTGCTGGCCGATGGTATTCATATCATGGTCATCATATTGATAGCTCCATTTTTAATCCCTGTTTCTATTCCAGGTAGCAGCACACCCTTTGGAATCTTGATTATACTGCTTGAATTATCTGTACTGTTTAATAAGAAACTGGTTTTGCCCAAGATGGTATCCGAGTACACGTTGTCCGAGGAGTCAATGAATAAGCTCTTTGAGGTACTCTATAAGGCAATGAGTTATATAGAAAAGATATCCAAGCCACGGGGTGATCTGACAAAAAACAGGATACTAAATAAATTAAACTCATTGATTATCATAGTGCTGGCGTTATTGTTGTTTTTACCACTGCCAATACCATTTACGGATTTTATCCCGGCGGTATCCATATTGCTTTTGTCGGTAAGTTGTCTGGAGGATGACAGTTATCTGCTGATATTGGGTTATATCGCAAGTATATTTACAATGGGTTATTTCGCATCGGTAGGATACATAGGTGTTGAAATAATTAAAAATGTGATATATTATCTGTTATCATTCATTTAA
- a CDS encoding MnmC family methyltransferase: MIDDDTHSRLELLQQNKLLIHELFQLEQDGHKDARELYHDEIAGFFIRTDDGSFTLSSDKRESGDSETLHSKYGAFSESYEKFVKPSNLLEIAQHKKSIRVLDICSGIGYNTTALLTYLKDEDVEIEIDMVESSIETLATILFIPDVSKAYSYVKKEVETYLIDKGYLQFNKVLSTVPSNIHINIHVCDAREFIKNEAHGKYDAVFLDPYSPSKSPELYTVDFFSRIKQFLEEYSLILTYTAASPVRSALVHAGYHLGEGPSFHRSGGTIASLSQDMITTPLSFSDEKVIALSDVGVPYIDPELNDDYDTIVNRRRSTREKIRGVSVFPSSSKLPRYIGLDPESIEDVNLREKLNGYVNAMGFESINDYRIHDILNIDPNLSSRDQILALEDNLHRILG; the protein is encoded by the coding sequence ATGATTGATGATGATACACATTCAAGACTAGAATTATTACAACAGAATAAATTACTTATTCATGAGTTATTCCAATTGGAGCAGGATGGACATAAGGATGCTCGTGAATTATATCATGATGAAATTGCAGGATTTTTCATCCGTACCGATGACGGATCTTTCACATTATCATCAGACAAAAGGGAATCAGGAGATTCAGAAACATTACATAGCAAATATGGTGCCTTTTCAGAGTCATATGAGAAGTTTGTCAAACCATCTAACTTATTGGAGATTGCCCAGCACAAAAAGTCAATCAGAGTCTTGGATATTTGCAGTGGCATAGGATACAATACAACAGCATTGTTGACTTACCTTAAGGATGAAGATGTTGAAATTGAAATTGACATGGTCGAATCATCAATAGAAACGTTAGCCACCATACTGTTTATTCCTGATGTATCAAAAGCCTACAGTTATGTAAAAAAGGAAGTGGAAACCTATCTGATTGACAAGGGTTATCTGCAGTTTAACAAGGTCTTAAGTACAGTTCCTTCAAATATTCATATCAATATCCATGTGTGTGATGCAAGGGAATTTATTAAAAATGAGGCTCACGGCAAATATGATGCTGTTTTCTTGGATCCTTATAGTCCATCAAAAAGTCCTGAATTGTATACTGTTGATTTCTTTTCCAGGATTAAACAATTTTTGGAAGAGTATTCTCTGATATTGACCTATACCGCGGCCAGTCCGGTTAGAAGTGCATTGGTTCATGCGGGTTATCACTTGGGCGAAGGTCCTAGTTTTCATAGAAGTGGTGGAACCATAGCTTCATTAAGTCAGGATATGATAACAACGCCATTATCATTCAGCGACGAGAAGGTAATAGCCTTGAGTGATGTCGGCGTTCCATATATTGATCCCGAGTTGAATGATGATTATGATACGATAGTCAACAGAAGACGAAGCACCCGTGAAAAAATCAGGGGTGTAAGCGTATTTCCATCATCCAGTAAGCTTCCCCGCTATATAGGACTTGATCCTGAAAGCATCGAGGATGTTAATCTTAGGGAAAAATTAAATGGTTATGTTAATGCTATGGGATTTGAGTCAATAAATGACTATAGGATACATGATATATTGAATATTGATCCTAATTTGTCCAGTCGTGACCAGATTCTGGCACTTGAGGATAA
- a CDS encoding carbohydrate kinase family protein has translation MTFDIIGWGALNVDRLCKVNEFASEDGETFIYEEAKTCGGSASNTIIATSKMGLNAGYIGKIGKDSNGMMMKDYLEENNVDTAHLIIDENDETGEVIGFIDNEGNRKLYVTPKVNDKIFNEDINRRYINDTKILHLTSFVGLNPDDPSIDTQFELLEELSSDVTVSFDPGMLYVNRGKKFMDRLIDLTDILLINENELLIATGLNDFDRAVEEVSSKVDILVVKRSTNGSFIKKDDEEYHVGIFNVDTVDTTGAGDAYNAGFLYGIINNYTLKQSAVIGSYIAAASTTKTGATEAIPTIDEIDIDEIINSKI, from the coding sequence ATGACTTTTGATATAATAGGATGGGGAGCATTGAATGTTGACCGTTTGTGTAAGGTGAATGAATTTGCATCTGAGGATGGTGAAACATTCATTTATGAGGAAGCAAAAACATGTGGTGGATCAGCATCAAACACCATTATAGCAACCAGTAAAATGGGATTAAATGCAGGATACATCGGAAAGATAGGCAAGGACTCCAATGGGATGATGATGAAGGATTACCTGGAAGAGAATAATGTCGATACCGCCCATTTAATCATTGATGAAAATGATGAAACAGGAGAGGTAATAGGCTTTATTGATAATGAGGGAAATCGTAAGTTATATGTAACACCAAAGGTAAATGATAAAATCTTCAATGAAGATATAAATCGCCGATACATCAACGATACCAAAATATTACATTTAACGTCATTTGTAGGATTAAATCCTGATGATCCCTCCATAGACACCCAGTTTGAACTGTTGGAGGAATTATCCTCCGATGTCACAGTATCATTCGATCCGGGGATGCTCTATGTAAATCGTGGAAAGAAATTTATGGATAGGCTCATAGACTTAACGGATATTCTGTTAATCAACGAGAATGAACTGCTGATAGCAACGGGATTAAATGACTTTGACAGGGCAGTAGAGGAAGTATCATCCAAAGTGGATATACTTGTAGTTAAACGGTCAACCAATGGCTCATTTATTAAAAAGGATGATGAGGAGTATCATGTTGGAATATTCAACGTCGATACCGTTGACACCACTGGTGCCGGAGATGCATACAATGCAGGATTCTTATATGGAATCATAAACAACTACACTCTTAAGCAATCCGCGGTCATCGGCAGTTACATTGCCGCAGCTTCAACAACAAAGACCGGTGCTACGGAGGCAATACCAACAATTGATGAGATAGACATTGATGAAATAATTAACTCAAAAATATAA